A single window of Montipora capricornis isolate CH-2021 chromosome 14, ASM3666992v2, whole genome shotgun sequence DNA harbors:
- the LOC138032232 gene encoding ATP-binding cassette sub-family C member 4-like isoform X1, producing the protein MVVKIVMSYNLDMPVKGRYHKLFNEPEMASTTHREKKSILSLLSFYWITETFKTGYSRPLEQWDLLPIEEQSKTKVLTEKLQGLWREERRASQTCGKIPRLWRCVLKMFRAKEIFNVFVLRTIEISCGILRVLLLGVILSTLTSANEDNTMMYVSAVLLGVVSIGQSLVMHLRCWMNETQAAKLCSALKGIIYSKITLVGLQEFQEGHVIDLLSNDIQRMELAVRYGFEMISIIVLAPVGIYVFLNLFHWRALTGVLVLFGVVPYFLFVSYLIGKLRWQTAQVSDKRITLTNELLSGIRAVKTQACEQNYGERLKEIRKQEISKICQKSLLTSTVVAITTCSGSIAVLLSTLFLVVGNWELTPASAFVLLSFMNFFKSVPFGKGLQVLFEAVVSLRRIEEFLLLENLSSLSFDYRRSLESLTEDDESESAKNHTDYSYDRTNTHLIKESKGKSRTNYRDEFQELIVSSKNKEGALIVSNLSYKMNGANKCILDDVSFVTPTKSLTVICGQVGSGKSTLLSAIAGEVNLSGGIVRYPKPLAYVPQEPWVFSGTIKENILFSETYYPDWYATVVEACSLKDDIELFPEKDETIVGQRGAVLSGGQKARVSLARAVYSCANVYILDDPLCAVDQKVGDQIFEKCICGLLSEKIRVLVSHHSRHLKEADQIVILDNGRVHEKIAPHQRRRSNGDGVLMNDSIDKHLVDRHPLVSQSSADEPKGLEIPDEDRVIGNVSFRLYWDYFTSGIHPASVVALIVFFILSQSAVIFPDVWLSYLSKRTLEEQQKVDNLVIYSGAVAASLVLIAIRVFLFFLASLRASQQLHNKMVKALLYANLLFFDTIPTGRILNRFSRDIGSMDEQLPEFSISCIQCTLVVVTAALLPAIANPRLMFILLPSLAVYILFSRYYLKTSREIKRLESICRSPVLSHASETMAGLETIRSRGMAKRFKEQFYRYQDVHSQAFYLVFESTRWFGLRVDLLCVPFIACAALATVIFSTDPAMAGLSLAYVMDTVDTTQYAIRQFSAVENLMTSVERVMSYTNLECESGYKTIARPPTHWPRDGQVSFYDVTMTYHDGGPQALKKVFFNIEGKSHIGVTGRTGAGKSSIVEALLRMPDPQGDVIIDEVRIKDVNLQESRRCISVLSQVPVLFSGSLRQNIDPMNEHEDVDLWAALEDVRLKSFVENLNGQLDYELLERGANLSVGERQLVCLARILLQQNKIVILDEPTAHVDPVTEKTIWKTVIEKLKNCTVITIAHRLDTIKHCDMILVLREGEVAEFGTFGSLVDRERGVLAGMSSIAKEKKRL; encoded by the exons ATGGTAGTCAAGATCGTAATGTCTTATAATCTCG ATATGCCAGTGAAGGGAAGATACCACAAACTGTTCAACGAACCAGAAATGGCCTCAACCACACATCGAGAAAAGAAAAGCATTTTGTCTCTCTTGTCATTTTATTGGATCACTGAAACTTTCAAGACAGGGTATTCTCGCCCTTTAGAACAATGGGACCTCCTGCCAATAGAagaacaaagtaaaacaaaagttcttacTGAAAAACTACAAGGTCTTTGGCGCGAGGAAAGAAGAGCTAGCCAAACATGTGGAAAAATACCTCGATTGTGGAGATGTGTGTTGAAGATGTTCAGGGCTAAAGAAATTTTCAATGTGTTTGTTTTGAGGACAATAGAAATAAGTTGCGGCATTCTTCGTGTTTTACTTCTTGGTGTCATTCTATCGACTTTGACTTCAGCTAACGAAGACAATACTATGATGTACGTTAGTGCGGTGCTTTTGGGAGTGGTCTCCATTGGCCAAAGTTTGGTTATGCATTTGAGATGTTGGATGAATGAAACACAAGCCGCTAAGCTTTGTAGCGCTCTTAAAGGAATCATATATTCAAag ATTACTCTTGTGGGACTACAAGAGTTCCAGGAAGGTCACGTCATCGACTTGTTGTCCAATGACATTCAGCGAATGGAATTGGCAGTTCGTTACggttttgaaatgatttcaatAATTGTTCTTGCCCCTGTTGGTATCTACGTGTTTCTAAATCTGTTTCATTGGAGGGCTCTCACTGGAGTACTAGTTTTATTCGGCGTAGTTCCATATTTTCTATTCGTTTCTTATCTGATTGGAAAGTTGCGATGGCAAACGGCTCAAGTGTCCGACAAACGCATCACGTTAACGAACGAGCTGCTGTCCGGGATACGAGCTGTAAAGACTCAAGCGTGCGAACAGAACTATGGAGAAAGActaaaagaaataagaaa GCAGGAAATAAGCAAGATTTGTCAGAAGAGTCTGTTAACTTCAACTGTTGTGGCAATAACAACTTGTTCAGGTTCAATTGCTGTTCTCCTTTCCACATTGTTTCTCGTGGTGGGGAATTGGGAATTGACTCCAGCAAGCGCCTTCGTGCTGCTTTCCTTTATGAATTttttcaaaagtgttccttTCGGTAAAGGGTTGCAAGTATTGTTTGAAGCAGTTGTGTCACTCAGAAGAATAGAGGAGTTCTTACTCTTGGAAAACTTATCATCACTCAGTTTCGACTACCGTCGCTCGTTAGAGAGTTTAACCGAAGATGATGAGTCAGAAAGCGCTAAAAACCATACAGATTATTCGTACGATAGAACCAATACGCATTTAATCAAGGAAAGTAAGGGAAAAAGTAGAACAAACTACAGAGATGAGTTCCAAGAACTAATTGTGTCCTCCAAAAACAAAGAAGGTGCACTGATCGTGTCAAATCTAAGTTACAAAATGAACGGAGCCAACAAGTGTATTCTTGACGATGTCAGTTTCGTGACACCTACAAAGAGTCTCACCGTCATCTGTGGTCAGGTTGGGAGTGGAAAGTCCACATTGCTCTCTGCGATTGCGGGAGAAGTCAACTTATCTGGTGGAATTGTAAGGTATCCGAAACCTCTAGCCTATGTCCCTCAAGAACCTTGGGTGTTTTCTGGAACGATCAAGGAAAATATTCTGTTTAGTGAGACTTATTACCCAGATTGGTATGCCACGGTTGTCGAAGCTTGTTCTTTGAAGGACGACATCGAGCTATTTCCGGAAAAAGATGAGACGATTGTGGGTCAGAGAGGAGCCGTTCTGAGTGGTGGACAAAAGGCTCGTGTCAGTTTGGCTAGAGCTGTTTATTCGTGTGCTAATGTTTACATTCTTGATGATCCGCTCTGTGCTGTGGACCAGAAAGTTGGTGACCAAATATTTGAGAAATGCATTTGTGGTCTATTAAGTGAAAAGATTCGAGTTTTAGTCTCTCACCATTCCAGACACTTAAAAGAAGCTGACCAAATTGTTATTTTGGACAATGGTCGTGTTCACGAAAAGATAGCACCACATCAAAGACGAAGAAGCAATGGAGATGGTGTGCTCATGAATGATTCCATCGATAAACATCTGGTCGACAGGCATCCACTCGTCAGCCAATCTTCTGCTGACGAACCAAAAGGACTGGAAATCCCCGACGAGGATCGTGTGATTGGAAACGTTTCATTTCGCCTTTATTGGGATTATTTTACGAGCGGAATACATCCAGCTTCTGTTGTTGCCTTGATTGTTTTTTTCATACTCAGTCAGT cTGCTGTTATCTTTCCGGATGTTTGGCTTTCTTATTTGTCAAAGAGAACTTTGGAAGAGCAGCAGAAGGTGGACAACCTGGTCATTTACAGCGGTGCGGTAGCAGCATCTCTTGTACTGATAGCCATCCGCGTCTTCCTCTTTTTCCTTGCATCGCTTAGAGCCTCACAACAACTGCACAATAAGATGGTTAAGGCCCTATTGTACGCCAACCTGTTATTCTTCGACACTATTCCAACAGGAAGAATCTTAAACCGCTTCTCAAGGGACATCGGAAGTATGGACGAGCAACTACCAGAGTTCTCTATCAGTTGTATCCAATGCACGCTCGTTGTCGTGACAGCAGCCCTCCTGCCAGCCATTGCAAATCCTCGGCTGATGTTTATCTTGCTTCCTTCGCTAGCAGTGTACATACTTTTTTCCAGATACTATCTTAAGACGTCGCGAGAGATAAAGAGGTTAGAGTCAATTTGTCGGAGTCCCGTCCTTTCTCATGCTTCGGAGACCATGGCTGGTTTGGAAACGATCCGTTCAAGAGGAATGGCGAAAAGATTCAAAGAACAGTTTTACAG GTATCAAGACGTACACAGCCAAGCATTTTACTTGGTTTTCGAAAGCACTCGATGGTTTGGTCTCCGCGTGGACTTGCTGTGTGTTCCCTTTATCGCGTGTGCAGCCCTTGCTACAGTGATTTTTTCAACGGATCCAG cCATGGCTGGACTCTCATTGGCATACGTCATGGACACTGTGGATACCACACAGTATGCAATTCGGCAATTCTCAGCGGTGGAAAACTTAATGACATCCGTGGAGCGAGTAATGTCCTACACAAATCTAGAGTGTGAATCAGGATACAAAACTATAGCACGTCCTCCAACGCACTGGCCACGTGATGGACAGGTGTCATTTTATGACGTCACTATGACCTATCACGATGGGGGACCTCAAgctttgaaaaaagtatttttcaaCATCGAAGGAAAGTCCCACATTGGAGTCACTGGAAGAACTGGGGCGGGCAAATCATCTATTGTGGAAGCTCTTCTACGCATGCCTGACCCTCAGGGTGACGTCATTATCGATGAAGTGAGAATAAAAGATGTAAATCTTCAGGAATCCAGGCGATGCATTTCAGTTCTTAGCCAAGTTCCAGTTTTGTTCAGCGGATCACTGAGACAAAATATTGATCCCATGAATGAACATGAAGATGTTGATTTATGGGCAGCTCTTGAAGATGTGCGACTCAAATCGTTCGTAGAAAACCTTAATGGACAATTGGATTACGAACTGCTGGAGAGAGGGGCTAATTTAAGCGTAGGAGAAAGGCAGCTTGTTTGTTTAGCGCGCATTTTATTGCAGCAAAACAAAATCGTTATTCTAGATGAACCAACAGCCCATGTTGATCCAGTAACAGAGAAAACCATCTGGAAAACTGTGATCGAGAAGTTAAAGAACTGTACTGTAATAACTATTGCTCATCGGTTGGACACAATCAAACACTGTGACATGATATTAGTTTTAAGGGAGGGGGAGGTAGCTGAGTTTGGTACATTTGGTTCACTTGTTGATAGGGAGCGTGGTGTACTAGCCGGTATGTCGAGTAtcgcgaaagaaaaaaaacgactCTGA
- the LOC138032232 gene encoding ATP-binding cassette sub-family C member 4-like isoform X2, whose protein sequence is MPVKGRYHKLFNEPEMASTTHREKKSILSLLSFYWITETFKTGYSRPLEQWDLLPIEEQSKTKVLTEKLQGLWREERRASQTCGKIPRLWRCVLKMFRAKEIFNVFVLRTIEISCGILRVLLLGVILSTLTSANEDNTMMYVSAVLLGVVSIGQSLVMHLRCWMNETQAAKLCSALKGIIYSKITLVGLQEFQEGHVIDLLSNDIQRMELAVRYGFEMISIIVLAPVGIYVFLNLFHWRALTGVLVLFGVVPYFLFVSYLIGKLRWQTAQVSDKRITLTNELLSGIRAVKTQACEQNYGERLKEIRKQEISKICQKSLLTSTVVAITTCSGSIAVLLSTLFLVVGNWELTPASAFVLLSFMNFFKSVPFGKGLQVLFEAVVSLRRIEEFLLLENLSSLSFDYRRSLESLTEDDESESAKNHTDYSYDRTNTHLIKESKGKSRTNYRDEFQELIVSSKNKEGALIVSNLSYKMNGANKCILDDVSFVTPTKSLTVICGQVGSGKSTLLSAIAGEVNLSGGIVRYPKPLAYVPQEPWVFSGTIKENILFSETYYPDWYATVVEACSLKDDIELFPEKDETIVGQRGAVLSGGQKARVSLARAVYSCANVYILDDPLCAVDQKVGDQIFEKCICGLLSEKIRVLVSHHSRHLKEADQIVILDNGRVHEKIAPHQRRRSNGDGVLMNDSIDKHLVDRHPLVSQSSADEPKGLEIPDEDRVIGNVSFRLYWDYFTSGIHPASVVALIVFFILSQSAVIFPDVWLSYLSKRTLEEQQKVDNLVIYSGAVAASLVLIAIRVFLFFLASLRASQQLHNKMVKALLYANLLFFDTIPTGRILNRFSRDIGSMDEQLPEFSISCIQCTLVVVTAALLPAIANPRLMFILLPSLAVYILFSRYYLKTSREIKRLESICRSPVLSHASETMAGLETIRSRGMAKRFKEQFYRYQDVHSQAFYLVFESTRWFGLRVDLLCVPFIACAALATVIFSTDPAMAGLSLAYVMDTVDTTQYAIRQFSAVENLMTSVERVMSYTNLECESGYKTIARPPTHWPRDGQVSFYDVTMTYHDGGPQALKKVFFNIEGKSHIGVTGRTGAGKSSIVEALLRMPDPQGDVIIDEVRIKDVNLQESRRCISVLSQVPVLFSGSLRQNIDPMNEHEDVDLWAALEDVRLKSFVENLNGQLDYELLERGANLSVGERQLVCLARILLQQNKIVILDEPTAHVDPVTEKTIWKTVIEKLKNCTVITIAHRLDTIKHCDMILVLREGEVAEFGTFGSLVDRERGVLAGMSSIAKEKKRL, encoded by the exons ATGCCAGTGAAGGGAAGATACCACAAACTGTTCAACGAACCAGAAATGGCCTCAACCACACATCGAGAAAAGAAAAGCATTTTGTCTCTCTTGTCATTTTATTGGATCACTGAAACTTTCAAGACAGGGTATTCTCGCCCTTTAGAACAATGGGACCTCCTGCCAATAGAagaacaaagtaaaacaaaagttcttacTGAAAAACTACAAGGTCTTTGGCGCGAGGAAAGAAGAGCTAGCCAAACATGTGGAAAAATACCTCGATTGTGGAGATGTGTGTTGAAGATGTTCAGGGCTAAAGAAATTTTCAATGTGTTTGTTTTGAGGACAATAGAAATAAGTTGCGGCATTCTTCGTGTTTTACTTCTTGGTGTCATTCTATCGACTTTGACTTCAGCTAACGAAGACAATACTATGATGTACGTTAGTGCGGTGCTTTTGGGAGTGGTCTCCATTGGCCAAAGTTTGGTTATGCATTTGAGATGTTGGATGAATGAAACACAAGCCGCTAAGCTTTGTAGCGCTCTTAAAGGAATCATATATTCAAag ATTACTCTTGTGGGACTACAAGAGTTCCAGGAAGGTCACGTCATCGACTTGTTGTCCAATGACATTCAGCGAATGGAATTGGCAGTTCGTTACggttttgaaatgatttcaatAATTGTTCTTGCCCCTGTTGGTATCTACGTGTTTCTAAATCTGTTTCATTGGAGGGCTCTCACTGGAGTACTAGTTTTATTCGGCGTAGTTCCATATTTTCTATTCGTTTCTTATCTGATTGGAAAGTTGCGATGGCAAACGGCTCAAGTGTCCGACAAACGCATCACGTTAACGAACGAGCTGCTGTCCGGGATACGAGCTGTAAAGACTCAAGCGTGCGAACAGAACTATGGAGAAAGActaaaagaaataagaaa GCAGGAAATAAGCAAGATTTGTCAGAAGAGTCTGTTAACTTCAACTGTTGTGGCAATAACAACTTGTTCAGGTTCAATTGCTGTTCTCCTTTCCACATTGTTTCTCGTGGTGGGGAATTGGGAATTGACTCCAGCAAGCGCCTTCGTGCTGCTTTCCTTTATGAATTttttcaaaagtgttccttTCGGTAAAGGGTTGCAAGTATTGTTTGAAGCAGTTGTGTCACTCAGAAGAATAGAGGAGTTCTTACTCTTGGAAAACTTATCATCACTCAGTTTCGACTACCGTCGCTCGTTAGAGAGTTTAACCGAAGATGATGAGTCAGAAAGCGCTAAAAACCATACAGATTATTCGTACGATAGAACCAATACGCATTTAATCAAGGAAAGTAAGGGAAAAAGTAGAACAAACTACAGAGATGAGTTCCAAGAACTAATTGTGTCCTCCAAAAACAAAGAAGGTGCACTGATCGTGTCAAATCTAAGTTACAAAATGAACGGAGCCAACAAGTGTATTCTTGACGATGTCAGTTTCGTGACACCTACAAAGAGTCTCACCGTCATCTGTGGTCAGGTTGGGAGTGGAAAGTCCACATTGCTCTCTGCGATTGCGGGAGAAGTCAACTTATCTGGTGGAATTGTAAGGTATCCGAAACCTCTAGCCTATGTCCCTCAAGAACCTTGGGTGTTTTCTGGAACGATCAAGGAAAATATTCTGTTTAGTGAGACTTATTACCCAGATTGGTATGCCACGGTTGTCGAAGCTTGTTCTTTGAAGGACGACATCGAGCTATTTCCGGAAAAAGATGAGACGATTGTGGGTCAGAGAGGAGCCGTTCTGAGTGGTGGACAAAAGGCTCGTGTCAGTTTGGCTAGAGCTGTTTATTCGTGTGCTAATGTTTACATTCTTGATGATCCGCTCTGTGCTGTGGACCAGAAAGTTGGTGACCAAATATTTGAGAAATGCATTTGTGGTCTATTAAGTGAAAAGATTCGAGTTTTAGTCTCTCACCATTCCAGACACTTAAAAGAAGCTGACCAAATTGTTATTTTGGACAATGGTCGTGTTCACGAAAAGATAGCACCACATCAAAGACGAAGAAGCAATGGAGATGGTGTGCTCATGAATGATTCCATCGATAAACATCTGGTCGACAGGCATCCACTCGTCAGCCAATCTTCTGCTGACGAACCAAAAGGACTGGAAATCCCCGACGAGGATCGTGTGATTGGAAACGTTTCATTTCGCCTTTATTGGGATTATTTTACGAGCGGAATACATCCAGCTTCTGTTGTTGCCTTGATTGTTTTTTTCATACTCAGTCAGT cTGCTGTTATCTTTCCGGATGTTTGGCTTTCTTATTTGTCAAAGAGAACTTTGGAAGAGCAGCAGAAGGTGGACAACCTGGTCATTTACAGCGGTGCGGTAGCAGCATCTCTTGTACTGATAGCCATCCGCGTCTTCCTCTTTTTCCTTGCATCGCTTAGAGCCTCACAACAACTGCACAATAAGATGGTTAAGGCCCTATTGTACGCCAACCTGTTATTCTTCGACACTATTCCAACAGGAAGAATCTTAAACCGCTTCTCAAGGGACATCGGAAGTATGGACGAGCAACTACCAGAGTTCTCTATCAGTTGTATCCAATGCACGCTCGTTGTCGTGACAGCAGCCCTCCTGCCAGCCATTGCAAATCCTCGGCTGATGTTTATCTTGCTTCCTTCGCTAGCAGTGTACATACTTTTTTCCAGATACTATCTTAAGACGTCGCGAGAGATAAAGAGGTTAGAGTCAATTTGTCGGAGTCCCGTCCTTTCTCATGCTTCGGAGACCATGGCTGGTTTGGAAACGATCCGTTCAAGAGGAATGGCGAAAAGATTCAAAGAACAGTTTTACAG GTATCAAGACGTACACAGCCAAGCATTTTACTTGGTTTTCGAAAGCACTCGATGGTTTGGTCTCCGCGTGGACTTGCTGTGTGTTCCCTTTATCGCGTGTGCAGCCCTTGCTACAGTGATTTTTTCAACGGATCCAG cCATGGCTGGACTCTCATTGGCATACGTCATGGACACTGTGGATACCACACAGTATGCAATTCGGCAATTCTCAGCGGTGGAAAACTTAATGACATCCGTGGAGCGAGTAATGTCCTACACAAATCTAGAGTGTGAATCAGGATACAAAACTATAGCACGTCCTCCAACGCACTGGCCACGTGATGGACAGGTGTCATTTTATGACGTCACTATGACCTATCACGATGGGGGACCTCAAgctttgaaaaaagtatttttcaaCATCGAAGGAAAGTCCCACATTGGAGTCACTGGAAGAACTGGGGCGGGCAAATCATCTATTGTGGAAGCTCTTCTACGCATGCCTGACCCTCAGGGTGACGTCATTATCGATGAAGTGAGAATAAAAGATGTAAATCTTCAGGAATCCAGGCGATGCATTTCAGTTCTTAGCCAAGTTCCAGTTTTGTTCAGCGGATCACTGAGACAAAATATTGATCCCATGAATGAACATGAAGATGTTGATTTATGGGCAGCTCTTGAAGATGTGCGACTCAAATCGTTCGTAGAAAACCTTAATGGACAATTGGATTACGAACTGCTGGAGAGAGGGGCTAATTTAAGCGTAGGAGAAAGGCAGCTTGTTTGTTTAGCGCGCATTTTATTGCAGCAAAACAAAATCGTTATTCTAGATGAACCAACAGCCCATGTTGATCCAGTAACAGAGAAAACCATCTGGAAAACTGTGATCGAGAAGTTAAAGAACTGTACTGTAATAACTATTGCTCATCGGTTGGACACAATCAAACACTGTGACATGATATTAGTTTTAAGGGAGGGGGAGGTAGCTGAGTTTGGTACATTTGGTTCACTTGTTGATAGGGAGCGTGGTGTACTAGCCGGTATGTCGAGTAtcgcgaaagaaaaaaaacgactCTGA